A DNA window from Mya arenaria isolate MELC-2E11 chromosome 17, ASM2691426v1 contains the following coding sequences:
- the LOC128224805 gene encoding uncharacterized protein LOC128224805 isoform X1 has translation MTMDRDPESQHVMSLRLSRVLRDIGVTKQMVARRRRTFLLNEKVTAVMKSLRYNTKDNVFVFGSQSEGTTTLGMNSDTDMFLCLNNFSVIMDWADWKLGKKCLLVIKNDRSPPQHCCIQFVKSDCPLPETLDNVKAECVEETLDGRVLLKNTWMDRVFEQELGRVFRKQGPSRSDGTDLDHITAFSYCGLLFECNYLFTRSKPGHWPRPEILAKARLCPTFLVPQGHAESDQSKLEWRFSTSLIERLLMFDLNILQIQVYTFLKILRNTFFKPLVDDRLSTFHFKTALLFTIESYPPEIWQESDLLQCGIYCLKTLQRWFNLRHCPHYTISGVNLFVGKVRQWEFPLLSAVLSDMIDNIMDYVKRIEMDQIGERIDDRPRIFSTRYQNTLATVNYCFTKTTSDIFGIYFDSTSDRNDNLKIISKIIKVVDSLHEFGIWAELLHAAKWLYQYLASMTASTCLRSNQPIPPDVYGMYEASLDSDLTSSRLKLASMLYCSGQYEMAELMLDYTESLLHADVWQRTPCVGRADLKPTERFLQKAYEIPVLEVIKRHVAFSVVFNSLEICCVPGFLEYEMHRTISPEDFNNRNPIHDKWMDLVVIDSRPFMFYLQYLTSRQLGKEWRRLAALLKLTNYIFVESRFCGHIETALHVLGHCFELENQYITAWNCYKISVELFPFNNAARWHIIRLFQQARGIRGD, from the exons atg ACTATGGACCGTGACCCAGAATCCCAGCATGTGATGTCCCTGAGACTGTCCAGAGTTCTGAGGGACATCGGTGTGACCAAACAGATGGTCGCCAGGAGGAGGAGGACATTCCTGTTGAATGAAAAGGTTACAGCTGTAATGAAATCTTTAAGATATAATACAAAGGATAACGTGTTTGTCTTCGGTAGCCAATCGGAAGGAACAACAACTCTAGGCATGAATTCAGATACAGATATGtttctatgtttaaacaatttcagTGTGATAATGGACTGGGCAGACTGGAAGCTAGGTAAGAAGTGTCTTCTGGTGATAAAGAATGATCGTTCTCCGCCCCAGCACTGTTGTATACAGTTTGTTAAAAGTGACTGCCCGTTGCCTGAAACGCTGGACAATGTTAAAGCAGAATGTGTCGAAGAGACTCTGGATGGCAGGGTGCTGCTGAAAAACACTTGGATGGATAGGGTGTTTGAGCAGGAGCTTGGTCGGGTATTTAGGAAACAAGGGCCATCAAGAAGTGATGGGACAGATTTAGACCATATAACCGCATTTAGCTACTGCGGACTGTTGTTCGAATGCAATTACCTATTCACAAGATCAAAGCCTGGTCACTGGCCGAGACCTGAAATACTCGCAAAGGCACGTCTGTGTCCAACATTCCTCGTCCCACAAGGTCACGCCGAGAGTGATCAGTCAAAACTGGAATGGAGATTCTCTACGTCACTGATTGAAAGATTGCTGATGTTTGATctcaatattttgcaaatacagGTCTATACATTTCTAAAAATCTTACGAAATACTTTCTTCAAACCGTTAGTTGATGATAGGCTGAgcacatttcatttcaaaacagcTTTATTGTTCACCATTGAGTCATATCCTCCAGAAATCTGGCAGGAAAGTGACCTGCTGCAGTGTGGTATATACTGCTTGAAAACCCTTCAACGTTGGTTCAACCTTCGACACTGTCCACATTACACGATCTCTGGAGTGAACCTGTTCGTGGGAAAAGTGAGACAATGGGAATTCCCTCTCCTTTCAGCAGTTCTCTCTGACATGATAGACAACATTATGGACTATGTCAAACGGATAGAAATGGACCAGATAGGCGAGAGGATCGATGACAGACCCAGAATATTTAGTACAAGATATCAGAACACATTAGCGACAGTGAATTACTGCTTTACTAAAACTACATCCGATATATTCGGTATATATTTTGATTCAACGTCTGACAGgaatgacaatttaaaaataataagcaaGATCATAAAGGTTGTGGACAGTCTTCATGAATTTGGTATATGGGCAGAATTACTACATGCAGCAAAGTGGCTATACCAATATCTTGCCTCCATGACAGCATCTACGTGTCTTCGTAGCAATCAGCCAATACCACCAGACGTTTACGGCATGTACGAGGCCTCTCTAGACTCAGACCTCACCTCCAGCAGATTGAAGTTGGCATCCATGTTATACTGCAGTGGTCAGTACGAAATGGCCGAATTGATGTTGGACTACACCGAGAGTCTGCTGCATGCCGATGTATGGCAGAGGACTCCGTGTGTGGGAAGGGCGGATCTTAAACCTACTGAGAGGTTTCTACAAAAGGCCTATGAGATTCCTGTTTTGGAAGTGATCAAACGGCATGTTGCATTCAGcgttgtttttaattcattagaAATATGTTGTGTACCTGGGTTTTTAGAATACGAGATGCATAGAACAATAAGTCCTGAAGATTTTAACAACAGAAATCCAATACATGATAAATGGATGGACCTTGTAGTAATTGACTCCAGGCCATTTATGTTCTACCTGCAGTACCTCACATCTAGACAACTGGGAAAAGAATGGAGAAGACTTGCAGCACTACTCAAGTTAACCAACTATATTTTTGTAGAGAGTAGATTCTGTGGGCATATAGAGACAGCCCTGCATGTACTTGGTCACTGTTTTGAACTGGAGAACCAATATATTACGGCATGGAATTGCTACAAAATATCCGTCGAACTCTTCCCCTTCAACAACGCAGCCAGGTGGCATATCATAAGACTCTTTCAGCAGGCACGGGGAATACGAGGAGATTAG
- the LOC128224805 gene encoding uncharacterized protein LOC128224805 isoform X2, translated as MDRDPESQHVMSLRLSRVLRDIGVTKQMVARRRRTFLLNEKVTAVMKSLRYNTKDNVFVFGSQSEGTTTLGMNSDTDMFLCLNNFSVIMDWADWKLGKKCLLVIKNDRSPPQHCCIQFVKSDCPLPETLDNVKAECVEETLDGRVLLKNTWMDRVFEQELGRVFRKQGPSRSDGTDLDHITAFSYCGLLFECNYLFTRSKPGHWPRPEILAKARLCPTFLVPQGHAESDQSKLEWRFSTSLIERLLMFDLNILQIQVYTFLKILRNTFFKPLVDDRLSTFHFKTALLFTIESYPPEIWQESDLLQCGIYCLKTLQRWFNLRHCPHYTISGVNLFVGKVRQWEFPLLSAVLSDMIDNIMDYVKRIEMDQIGERIDDRPRIFSTRYQNTLATVNYCFTKTTSDIFGIYFDSTSDRNDNLKIISKIIKVVDSLHEFGIWAELLHAAKWLYQYLASMTASTCLRSNQPIPPDVYGMYEASLDSDLTSSRLKLASMLYCSGQYEMAELMLDYTESLLHADVWQRTPCVGRADLKPTERFLQKAYEIPVLEVIKRHVAFSVVFNSLEICCVPGFLEYEMHRTISPEDFNNRNPIHDKWMDLVVIDSRPFMFYLQYLTSRQLGKEWRRLAALLKLTNYIFVESRFCGHIETALHVLGHCFELENQYITAWNCYKISVELFPFNNAARWHIIRLFQQARGIRGD; from the coding sequence ATGGACCGTGACCCAGAATCCCAGCATGTGATGTCCCTGAGACTGTCCAGAGTTCTGAGGGACATCGGTGTGACCAAACAGATGGTCGCCAGGAGGAGGAGGACATTCCTGTTGAATGAAAAGGTTACAGCTGTAATGAAATCTTTAAGATATAATACAAAGGATAACGTGTTTGTCTTCGGTAGCCAATCGGAAGGAACAACAACTCTAGGCATGAATTCAGATACAGATATGtttctatgtttaaacaatttcagTGTGATAATGGACTGGGCAGACTGGAAGCTAGGTAAGAAGTGTCTTCTGGTGATAAAGAATGATCGTTCTCCGCCCCAGCACTGTTGTATACAGTTTGTTAAAAGTGACTGCCCGTTGCCTGAAACGCTGGACAATGTTAAAGCAGAATGTGTCGAAGAGACTCTGGATGGCAGGGTGCTGCTGAAAAACACTTGGATGGATAGGGTGTTTGAGCAGGAGCTTGGTCGGGTATTTAGGAAACAAGGGCCATCAAGAAGTGATGGGACAGATTTAGACCATATAACCGCATTTAGCTACTGCGGACTGTTGTTCGAATGCAATTACCTATTCACAAGATCAAAGCCTGGTCACTGGCCGAGACCTGAAATACTCGCAAAGGCACGTCTGTGTCCAACATTCCTCGTCCCACAAGGTCACGCCGAGAGTGATCAGTCAAAACTGGAATGGAGATTCTCTACGTCACTGATTGAAAGATTGCTGATGTTTGATctcaatattttgcaaatacagGTCTATACATTTCTAAAAATCTTACGAAATACTTTCTTCAAACCGTTAGTTGATGATAGGCTGAgcacatttcatttcaaaacagcTTTATTGTTCACCATTGAGTCATATCCTCCAGAAATCTGGCAGGAAAGTGACCTGCTGCAGTGTGGTATATACTGCTTGAAAACCCTTCAACGTTGGTTCAACCTTCGACACTGTCCACATTACACGATCTCTGGAGTGAACCTGTTCGTGGGAAAAGTGAGACAATGGGAATTCCCTCTCCTTTCAGCAGTTCTCTCTGACATGATAGACAACATTATGGACTATGTCAAACGGATAGAAATGGACCAGATAGGCGAGAGGATCGATGACAGACCCAGAATATTTAGTACAAGATATCAGAACACATTAGCGACAGTGAATTACTGCTTTACTAAAACTACATCCGATATATTCGGTATATATTTTGATTCAACGTCTGACAGgaatgacaatttaaaaataataagcaaGATCATAAAGGTTGTGGACAGTCTTCATGAATTTGGTATATGGGCAGAATTACTACATGCAGCAAAGTGGCTATACCAATATCTTGCCTCCATGACAGCATCTACGTGTCTTCGTAGCAATCAGCCAATACCACCAGACGTTTACGGCATGTACGAGGCCTCTCTAGACTCAGACCTCACCTCCAGCAGATTGAAGTTGGCATCCATGTTATACTGCAGTGGTCAGTACGAAATGGCCGAATTGATGTTGGACTACACCGAGAGTCTGCTGCATGCCGATGTATGGCAGAGGACTCCGTGTGTGGGAAGGGCGGATCTTAAACCTACTGAGAGGTTTCTACAAAAGGCCTATGAGATTCCTGTTTTGGAAGTGATCAAACGGCATGTTGCATTCAGcgttgtttttaattcattagaAATATGTTGTGTACCTGGGTTTTTAGAATACGAGATGCATAGAACAATAAGTCCTGAAGATTTTAACAACAGAAATCCAATACATGATAAATGGATGGACCTTGTAGTAATTGACTCCAGGCCATTTATGTTCTACCTGCAGTACCTCACATCTAGACAACTGGGAAAAGAATGGAGAAGACTTGCAGCACTACTCAAGTTAACCAACTATATTTTTGTAGAGAGTAGATTCTGTGGGCATATAGAGACAGCCCTGCATGTACTTGGTCACTGTTTTGAACTGGAGAACCAATATATTACGGCATGGAATTGCTACAAAATATCCGTCGAACTCTTCCCCTTCAACAACGCAGCCAGGTGGCATATCATAAGACTCTTTCAGCAGGCACGGGGAATACGAGGAGATTAG